One genomic region from Pyrobaculum islandicum DSM 4184 encodes:
- a CDS encoding DUF2153 family protein produces the protein MSHKSPTSEAVLEYLESMMERLEQWIREQERQVKELESHGEAMKTADRLELLYSAQAMLGYIARVLKDFESWLSNPVVTSVMPEDMLRRLENMLREVAIRFVQVDIAHTSEYKELLSKFAKEGKVPSVLLLYIQQKPQIPQRRRSEEGETPRFF, from the coding sequence ATGTCTCATAAATCTCCAACTTCGGAGGCGGTTCTTGAATATCTGGAATCCATGATGGAGCGGTTAGAGCAGTGGATAAGAGAGCAGGAGAGACAGGTAAAAGAGCTTGAAAGTCATGGAGAAGCTATGAAAACAGCCGACAGACTCGAGCTACTCTATTCTGCCCAAGCAATGTTAGGATATATAGCCAGAGTGTTAAAAGATTTTGAATCTTGGTTAAGCAATCCTGTCGTAACGTCTGTAATGCCTGAAGACATGTTAAGAAGACTAGAAAACATGTTAAGAGAAGTCGCTATAAGGTTTGTCCAAGTAGATATAGCACACACTTCCGAGTATAAGGAGCTTCTCTCTAAGTTTGCAAAAGAGGGTAAAGTGCCTAGCGTCTTGCTACTCTATATTCAGCAAAAGCCGCAGATTCCTCAAAGAAGAAGAAGTGAAGAAGGAGAAACCCCAAGGTTCTTCTAG
- a CDS encoding class I SAM-dependent methyltransferase: MSLKRRLQNVIPPELLDKTPTSFEIIGSRGGAVAIVEIPPELEVYKYQIAKAITETNKHVKAVLRKIGSRTGEYRLYNFEVLIEGPTEVIHKEHGYYIKVDPTKVFFSSRDQTDRLDIASRVGNGERVLYLFAGVAPYAVAIAKFAKPKIIVAVELNPWGFKYMLENFRINKIKNAVAIHGDVATVAPLFRKKFDRVIMTLPLGAYKYLPLALDCIDRGGVVHFYHTGREEEPFREAEEIVKNICPTCQIVGRRVVRDYAPGVYKVRVDIYKP; encoded by the coding sequence GTGTCTCTTAAACGTAGACTTCAAAACGTGATACCTCCAGAGCTATTAGATAAAACTCCAACTTCATTTGAGATTATTGGCTCTAGAGGCGGCGCCGTGGCTATCGTAGAAATACCGCCGGAGCTAGAGGTATATAAATATCAGATAGCTAAAGCAATTACAGAGACTAATAAACATGTTAAGGCTGTCCTGAGAAAAATAGGAAGCCGCACAGGCGAATATAGGCTTTATAACTTCGAAGTTCTAATAGAGGGACCCACTGAGGTTATTCATAAAGAGCATGGATATTATATCAAGGTAGATCCCACAAAAGTTTTCTTTTCTTCTAGAGATCAAACAGACAGGTTAGATATAGCCAGCAGAGTTGGAAATGGAGAAAGAGTTCTATACCTCTTTGCCGGAGTCGCCCCATATGCTGTGGCAATAGCGAAATTTGCAAAACCGAAGATCATAGTCGCCGTAGAGCTAAATCCTTGGGGTTTTAAATACATGCTAGAAAACTTTCGCATAAACAAGATAAAAAACGCAGTGGCAATACATGGAGATGTGGCAACAGTTGCGCCTTTATTTAGGAAGAAGTTTGACAGGGTTATTATGACTCTCCCTTTAGGCGCCTATAAGTACCTTCCTCTGGCGCTTGACTGTATAGACAGAGGAGGCGTTGTACACTTCTATCACACAGGTAGAGAGGAAGAGCCATTTAGAGAAGCCGAGGAGATTGTAAAAAACATATGCCCGACGTGTCAGATAGTTGGAAGAAGAGTTGTTAGAGACTACGCACCGGGGGTATACAAGGTTAGAGTTGATATCTATAAGCCCTAG
- the radA gene encoding DNA repair and recombination protein RadA, translated as MSSKKRKDAEVAQARVEITPDLDVEELEGVGRVTGAKLKERGFFTVRDVAFASVKELAEIVGNEERAQQIVEAARKMLGLHSFVSALEVYERRKKIRRISTGVRALDELLGGGIETRAVTEVAGEFGSGKTQLCHQLAVMVQLPEERGGLGAKAIYIDTENTFRPERIMQIAKARGLDPDQALNNIFYARAYSSDHQMILVDQAKSIIRQHNVALLIVDSVIAHFRSEFPGRENLAERQQKLNKHVADLLRLADAYDVAVVITNQVMAQPDVFFGNPLRPAGGNILAHGATYRLWLRKSKENIRIAKIFDSPYHPEGEVSFRITEEGLVD; from the coding sequence GTGTCTTCTAAGAAGAGAAAAGATGCCGAGGTTGCTCAAGCCAGAGTGGAGATAACCCCCGACCTCGACGTAGAGGAACTTGAGGGCGTAGGGAGGGTGACTGGCGCTAAGCTGAAGGAGAGGGGGTTCTTCACCGTTAGAGATGTGGCTTTTGCCTCTGTTAAAGAGCTGGCAGAGATTGTAGGCAATGAGGAGAGGGCACAACAGATCGTGGAGGCGGCTAGAAAGATGCTTGGTCTTCACTCATTTGTCTCGGCTCTTGAGGTTTATGAGAGAAGAAAAAAGATTAGGCGTATATCCACCGGCGTTAGAGCTCTTGACGAATTACTAGGCGGAGGCATTGAGACGCGTGCTGTGACCGAGGTGGCTGGGGAGTTCGGCTCTGGGAAGACACAACTCTGCCACCAGCTCGCCGTCATGGTGCAGTTGCCCGAGGAGAGGGGCGGCCTCGGCGCAAAGGCCATATACATCGACACCGAGAACACCTTCCGTCCCGAGCGTATAATGCAAATAGCGAAGGCCAGGGGGCTAGACCCCGACCAAGCCCTCAACAACATCTTCTACGCCAGAGCCTACAGCTCAGACCACCAGATGATTCTAGTGGATCAAGCCAAGTCTATAATTAGACAACACAACGTGGCGCTTCTCATCGTAGACTCCGTCATCGCCCATTTCAGATCCGAGTTCCCGGGGAGGGAGAACTTAGCCGAGAGACAACAGAAGCTAAACAAACACGTGGCTGACCTCCTGCGTCTGGCGGACGCCTACGACGTGGCCGTGGTGATTACGAACCAGGTGATGGCTCAGCCGGACGTCTTCTTTGGAAATCCGCTGAGGCCGGCTGGAGGCAATATTTTAGCACACGGCGCCACTTATCGTCTATGGCTTAGAAAGTCTAAGGAGAACATCAGAATTGCAAAGATCTTTGACAGCCCATATCACCCAGAGGGCGAGGTCTCATTTAGAATTACAGAGGAGGGTCTTGTCGACTAA